In one window of Thermotoga sp. Mc24 DNA:
- the rplF gene encoding 50S ribosomal protein L6, with the protein MSRLAKKPIVLPQGVTVEIKDNIVKVKGPKGELSQEFLPYVKIEVEGNEVWVKPNESQIIRKSDWRKIKMFQGTYWSLIRNMVVGVTEGYRKELEIVGIGYRAQLQGNTVVMNLGYAHPVVYEIPSDVKVEVPAPNRIVVSGIDKQRVGQVAAEIRAFRPPNVYTGKGVRYVGEVVRQKEGKKA; encoded by the coding sequence ATGTCTCGACTTGCAAAAAAGCCCATAGTCTTACCACAGGGTGTTACGGTTGAAATAAAAGACAACATTGTTAAGGTGAAGGGACCAAAGGGAGAGCTCAGTCAGGAATTTCTCCCTTACGTGAAAATAGAAGTTGAAGGTAACGAGGTCTGGGTAAAACCCAACGAAAGTCAGATCATAAGAAAGTCTGACTGGAGAAAGATAAAGATGTTCCAAGGAACTTATTGGTCTCTCATTAGAAATATGGTTGTTGGTGTAACAGAGGGCTACAGGAAAGAGCTGGAGATTGTGGGAATCGGTTACAGAGCGCAGCTTCAGGGGAATACAGTAGTGATGAATCTTGGATACGCTCATCCCGTTGTTTATGAGATACCCTCAGATGTGAAGGTCGAAGTTCCAGCACCAAACAGAATAGTTGTTTCTGGCATCGATAAACAGAGAGTAGGACAGGTTGCTGCTGAGATCAGAGCGTTCAGGCCACCAAATGTCTACACTGGAAAGGGAGTCAGGTACGTTGGTGAAGTGGTGAGACAGAAAGAAGGTAAGAAAGCATAA
- the rplR gene encoding 50S ribosomal protein L18 encodes MIKKESKKEQRLRRHRRVRKKVFGTPERPRLCVFRSNKHIYAQIIDDTIGHTLVSASTLDPELREKLQKTWNIEAAKEVGLLLGKRALEKGIKKVVFDRGGYKYHGRVKALADGAREAGLEF; translated from the coding sequence ATGATAAAGAAGGAGTCAAAAAAAGAACAGCGACTCAGAAGGCATAGAAGAGTTAGAAAAAAGGTGTTTGGAACTCCTGAAAGACCAAGGCTCTGTGTTTTCAGAAGCAATAAACACATATACGCCCAGATCATAGATGACACGATAGGTCATACCCTTGTTTCCGCTTCTACTCTTGACCCCGAACTGAGGGAAAAGCTCCAGAAAACGTGGAACATAGAGGCAGCTAAAGAAGTAGGACTTCTCTTAGGAAAAAGAGCCCTCGAAAAGGGAATAAAGAAGGTCGTGTTCGATAGAGGCGGATATAAGTACCATGGTAGGGTTAAGGCACTGGCGGATGGAGCCAGAGAAGCTGGACTCGAATTCTGA
- the rpsE gene encoding 30S ribosomal protein S5: METQGVIKEIQYEEFEEKIIEIRRTSKVTKGGKNLSFRVVAIVGNKNGKVGLGIGKAREVPEAIRKAISAAKRNIIEVPVINGTIPHEVVGKQDASKVLLRPAAPGTGIIAGGTVRAVVELAGIQNILTKSLGSTNPLNLALATMNGLKNLLDPRKVAKLRDISVEEVFKGVGRENNA; this comes from the coding sequence GTGGAAACACAGGGAGTTATAAAGGAGATACAGTACGAAGAATTCGAAGAGAAGATAATAGAAATAAGGAGAACCTCTAAAGTTACAAAGGGTGGAAAGAATCTGAGCTTCAGGGTTGTGGCCATTGTTGGAAACAAAAACGGTAAAGTGGGACTGGGAATAGGAAAAGCAAGAGAGGTTCCCGAAGCGATCAGAAAGGCCATATCTGCTGCAAAGCGAAACATCATAGAAGTTCCTGTGATCAACGGAACCATTCCACACGAAGTCGTAGGAAAACAGGACGCTTCCAAAGTGCTTTTGAGACCAGCCGCACCGGGTACAGGTATCATCGCCGGTGGTACTGTCCGAGCCGTTGTTGAGCTCGCAGGAATCCAGAACATACTCACGAAATCTCTCGGGTCCACCAATCCTTTGAACCTTGCTCTTGCAACGATGAACGGTTTGAAGAACCTTCTGGATCCAAGAAAAGTTGCAAAACTCAGGGACATATCGGTCGAAGAAGTGTTCAAAGGCGTGGGGAGGGAGAACAATGCCTAA
- the rpmD gene encoding 50S ribosomal protein L30, translating to MPKKLKIKLVKSPIGYSWDQKDTVKRLGLRKLNQVVVKDDLPQIRGMIRKVKHLVEVEEIEEGGNNA from the coding sequence ATGCCTAAGAAGCTGAAGATAAAACTGGTCAAGAGTCCCATTGGTTATTCCTGGGATCAAAAGGATACAGTGAAAAGACTTGGACTCAGGAAGCTCAACCAGGTGGTCGTAAAGGACGACTTGCCACAGATCAGGGGTATGATCAGAAAGGTGAAACATCTGGTAGAAGTAGAGGAGATCGAGGAAGGGGGTAACAACGCATGA
- the rplO gene encoding 50S ribosomal protein L15 → MRLEDLRPTPGAMKKRKRVGRGPGSGHGKTSGRGHKGQKARGSGKVHIWFEGGQTPLHRRLPKRGFNNINKKVYAVVNVKVLEERFEANEEVTPEKLIERKIIKDLRDGVKILGDGELTKPLVVKAHAFSKSAVEKIESAGGKAEVI, encoded by the coding sequence ATGAGGCTTGAAGATCTGAGACCAACTCCTGGGGCGATGAAGAAGAGAAAGAGAGTCGGTAGGGGTCCCGGATCCGGGCACGGAAAAACCAGTGGAAGGGGACACAAAGGACAGAAAGCCAGGGGAAGTGGAAAGGTCCACATCTGGTTTGAGGGTGGACAAACTCCTCTGCACAGAAGACTTCCCAAGAGAGGATTCAACAATATAAACAAAAAAGTTTATGCAGTTGTTAATGTCAAAGTTCTCGAAGAAAGGTTCGAGGCCAACGAAGAAGTGACTCCAGAAAAACTCATCGAAAGAAAAATCATAAAAGATCTGAGAGATGGAGTAAAGATCCTCGGCGATGGAGAACTCACCAAACCACTAGTAGTCAAAGCACATGCTTTCAGTAAGAGCGCTGTAGAGAAGATAGAAAGTGCTGGTGGTAAGGCTGAGGTGATATAA
- the secY gene encoding preprotein translocase subunit SecY: MWQAFKNAFKIPELRDRIIFTLLALIVFRMGIYIPVPGLNLEAWGEIFRRIAETAGVAGILSFYDVFTGGALSQFSVFTMSVTPYITASIILQLLASVMPSLKEMLREGEEGRKKFAKYTRHLTLLIGGFQAFFVSFSLARSNPDMIAPGVNVLQFTILSTISMLAGTMFLLWLGERITEKGIGNGISILIFAGIVARYPSYIRQAYLGGLNLLEWIFLIAVGLITIFGIILVQQAERRITIQYARRVTGRRVYGGASTYLPIKVNQGGVIPIIFASAIVSIPSAIASITNSGTLQNLFKAGGFLYLLVYGLLVFFFTYFYSVVIFDPKEISENIQKYGGYIPGLRPGRSTEQYLHRVLNRVTFIGAVFLVVIALLPYLVQGAIRVNVWIGGTSALIAVGVALDIIQQMETHMVMRHYEGFIKKGRIRGRR, from the coding sequence ATGTGGCAAGCTTTCAAAAACGCTTTTAAAATACCAGAACTTCGCGACAGGATTATTTTCACACTCCTTGCTTTGATCGTTTTCAGGATGGGGATTTACATCCCCGTTCCTGGGTTGAACCTGGAAGCGTGGGGGGAAATCTTCAGGAGGATAGCAGAAACCGCTGGTGTCGCTGGAATTTTGAGTTTCTACGATGTGTTCACTGGAGGAGCTTTGAGTCAGTTCTCTGTTTTCACCATGAGTGTCACTCCATACATAACCGCGTCGATCATCCTTCAGCTTCTGGCATCTGTTATGCCTTCGCTCAAGGAGATGCTCAGAGAGGGTGAAGAGGGAAGAAAGAAGTTCGCAAAGTACACAAGGCATCTCACACTCTTGATAGGTGGTTTTCAGGCTTTCTTTGTTTCCTTTTCGCTTGCAAGATCGAACCCGGACATGATAGCTCCCGGTGTTAATGTGCTCCAGTTCACCATTCTCTCCACCATATCCATGCTTGCCGGAACCATGTTTCTGCTCTGGCTCGGTGAAAGGATCACAGAAAAGGGTATAGGAAACGGTATTTCGATCCTGATCTTCGCGGGAATAGTGGCAAGATACCCAAGCTACATTAGACAGGCATATCTCGGTGGTCTGAATCTTTTGGAATGGATCTTTCTCATAGCTGTTGGCCTTATCACGATATTTGGAATCATACTCGTTCAGCAGGCAGAGAGAAGGATAACCATACAATACGCAAGAAGGGTCACAGGAAGGAGAGTGTATGGAGGAGCCAGCACGTATCTTCCTATAAAGGTGAACCAAGGTGGTGTGATCCCCATCATCTTTGCGAGTGCCATAGTTTCAATACCTTCTGCGATCGCTTCAATAACGAACAGTGGAACTCTTCAAAATCTCTTCAAAGCAGGTGGATTCCTCTACCTTCTCGTTTACGGATTGCTGGTGTTCTTCTTCACTTACTTCTATAGCGTTGTGATTTTCGATCCTAAGGAAATCTCTGAAAACATTCAGAAGTACGGAGGTTACATCCCGGGCTTGAGACCTGGAAGATCAACGGAGCAGTATCTCCACAGAGTTCTAAACAGAGTGACATTTATCGGAGCCGTCTTCCTCGTAGTCATAGCCCTTCTTCCCTACTTGGTTCAGGGAGCCATAAGAGTGAACGTCTGGATCGGAGGAACTTCTGCTTTGATCGCTGTGGGAGTCGCTCTTGACATCATTCAACAGATGGAAACCCATATGGTGATGAGACACTACGAAGGATTCATCAAAAAGGGTAGAATAAGGGGGAGAAGATGA
- a CDS encoding adenylate kinase encodes MMAYLVFLGPPGAGKGTYAKRLQEATGIPHISTGDIFRDIVKKENDELGKKIKEIMEKGELVPDELVNEVVKRRLSEKDCEKGFILDGYPRTVEQAEFLDVFLKTQNKELTAAILFEVPEEVVVQRLTSRRICPKCGRIYNLISLPPKEDELCDDCKVKLVQREDDKEETVRHRYKVYLEKTQPVIDYYDKKGILKRVDGTIGIDNVIAEVLKIVGWSDK; translated from the coding sequence ATGATGGCATATCTCGTCTTTCTGGGACCTCCGGGTGCGGGAAAGGGAACTTACGCAAAAAGATTACAGGAAGCGACTGGTATTCCACATATATCTACCGGTGACATTTTCAGAGACATTGTAAAAAAGGAGAACGACGAACTTGGAAAGAAGATAAAGGAAATCATGGAGAAAGGGGAACTCGTTCCAGATGAACTTGTGAACGAAGTTGTGAAAAGAAGGCTCTCAGAAAAAGATTGCGAAAAAGGATTCATACTGGACGGTTATCCAAGAACTGTGGAACAGGCAGAATTCCTTGACGTCTTTTTGAAAACTCAAAACAAAGAGCTCACAGCCGCTATACTTTTCGAGGTTCCTGAGGAAGTGGTTGTTCAGAGGCTCACATCCAGAAGGATCTGTCCAAAGTGTGGAAGAATTTACAATTTGATTTCACTTCCTCCAAAAGAGGATGAACTGTGCGATGATTGTAAAGTGAAGCTCGTTCAGAGAGAAGACGACAAAGAGGAAACAGTGAGGCACAGGTACAAGGTTTATCTCGAAAAGACACAGCCGGTGATTGATTACTACGATAAAAAGGGTATTCTCAAACGAGTGGACGGTACCATAGGAATAGACAACGTGATCGCCGAAGTGTTGAAGATAGTAGGGTGGAGTGATAAATGA
- the map gene encoding type I methionyl aminopeptidase, whose protein sequence is MIRIKTPSEIEKMKKAGKAVATALREVGKVIVPGKTAWDVEVLVLEIFKKLRVKPAFKGYGGYKYATCVSVNEEVVHGLPLKEKVFKEGDIVSVDVGAVYQGLYGDGAVTYIVGETDERGKELVRVTREALEKAIKMIKPGIRLGDVSHCIQETVESAGFNVIRDYVGHGVGRELHEDPQIPNYGTPGTGVVLRKGMTLAIEPMVSEGDWRVVVKGDGWTAVTVDGSRCAHFEHTILVTENGVEILTKEG, encoded by the coding sequence ATGATAAGGATAAAGACACCCTCTGAGATCGAGAAGATGAAAAAAGCAGGAAAAGCGGTTGCAACGGCTTTGAGGGAAGTTGGAAAAGTGATCGTTCCGGGGAAAACCGCATGGGACGTTGAAGTTCTTGTCCTGGAGATCTTCAAAAAACTCAGAGTCAAGCCGGCTTTCAAGGGATACGGTGGTTACAAGTACGCAACGTGTGTTTCCGTAAATGAGGAAGTGGTGCACGGTCTTCCCCTCAAGGAGAAAGTTTTCAAGGAAGGAGACATAGTCTCTGTAGATGTTGGAGCGGTGTATCAGGGACTTTACGGTGATGGAGCCGTCACATACATAGTTGGAGAAACTGATGAAAGAGGAAAAGAACTGGTGAGAGTAACAAGAGAGGCACTGGAAAAAGCTATAAAAATGATAAAACCCGGCATTAGGCTTGGAGATGTTTCGCATTGCATTCAGGAAACGGTTGAATCAGCAGGTTTCAATGTGATCAGGGATTATGTGGGTCATGGGGTGGGAAGAGAACTCCACGAAGATCCTCAAATTCCAAACTACGGAACGCCCGGAACGGGTGTGGTCTTAAGAAAAGGTATGACGCTGGCCATAGAACCTATGGTGAGTGAAGGAGACTGGAGAGTTGTTGTAAAAGGAGATGGATGGACAGCCGTTACTGTGGACGGTTCCAGATGCGCTCACTTCGAACACACGATTCTGGTAACAGAAAACGGGGTGGAGATATTGACCAAGGAGGGATGA
- the infA gene encoding translation initiation factor IF-1, giving the protein MGKEDVIRMEGTIIEALPNAMFRVELDNGHKVLAHVSGRMRKNFIRLVPGDRVIVELSVYDLTRGRIVYRKKPE; this is encoded by the coding sequence ATGGGAAAGGAAGATGTCATCCGAATGGAAGGGACTATAATAGAGGCTTTACCTAACGCTATGTTTAGAGTAGAATTAGACAATGGGCACAAAGTGCTCGCTCACGTTTCTGGCAGAATGAGAAAAAATTTTATAAGATTGGTCCCCGGAGATCGGGTTATTGTTGAGCTCTCTGTGTACGATCTCACCCGAGGACGAATCGTTTATAGAAAAAAACCAGAGTAA
- the rpmJ gene encoding 50S ribosomal protein L36 encodes MKVQASVKKRCEHCKIIRRKKRVYVICKVNPKHNQKQG; translated from the coding sequence ATGAAAGTACAGGCTTCTGTGAAGAAGAGATGTGAACACTGCAAAATAATCAGAAGAAAGAAGAGAGTCTATGTTATCTGTAAGGTTAATCCAAAACACAATCAGAAGCAAGGCTAA
- the rpsM gene encoding 30S ribosomal protein S13 — protein sequence MARIVGVELPNNKKVWVALTYIYGIGRSRSFEILKNTGIDPEKRVGDLTDEEISKITKYIQDHFKVEGELRSEVERNIRRLIEIGCYRGIRHKLGLPVRGQKTRSNARTRKGPRPSRIKTKKKSS from the coding sequence ATGGCTCGTATCGTAGGTGTTGAGCTTCCAAACAACAAAAAGGTCTGGGTGGCGTTGACCTACATCTACGGGATTGGAAGGAGCAGATCCTTCGAAATTTTGAAAAACACTGGTATAGATCCGGAAAAGAGAGTGGGAGACCTCACCGATGAGGAGATCAGCAAGATCACCAAGTACATTCAGGATCACTTCAAGGTAGAAGGAGAACTCAGAAGCGAGGTTGAAAGAAACATCAGACGGCTCATAGAGATAGGGTGTTACAGAGGTATCAGACACAAACTTGGGCTCCCCGTTAGGGGTCAAAAGACCCGATCAAACGCAAGGACAAGAAAAGGACCCAGACCGAGCAGAATAAAGACCAAAAAGAAATCTTCATAA
- the rpsK gene encoding 30S ribosomal protein S11, with product MARKRGSSSRKQKKVSFDYGVVHIKSTFNNTIITLTDKDGNTLTWASGGTVGFEGTRKGTPYAAQLAADKVAREALRMGIKKVDVLVKGPGPGREPAIRTLQGAGLEINQIKDVTPIPFNGCRPKKRRRV from the coding sequence ATGGCAAGAAAAAGAGGCAGTTCTTCAAGAAAACAGAAAAAAGTTAGCTTCGATTACGGAGTGGTGCATATAAAATCTACTTTCAACAACACCATAATCACTCTCACCGACAAAGATGGAAACACGCTCACCTGGGCCAGTGGAGGAACGGTGGGATTCGAGGGAACAAGGAAGGGTACACCTTATGCCGCTCAGCTGGCGGCCGATAAAGTGGCACGAGAAGCCCTCAGAATGGGCATCAAAAAAGTCGATGTTCTTGTGAAGGGACCTGGTCCAGGAAGGGAACCTGCGATAAGAACGCTTCAAGGTGCAGGTCTTGAAATCAACCAGATAAAGGATGTTACTCCCATTCCATTCAACGGTTGCAGACCCAAGAAAAGAAGAAGAGTGTGA
- the rpsD gene encoding 30S ribosomal protein S4, whose translation MARYTGPLCRLCRREGMKLYLKGERCYTDKCAFDRRPYAPGQHGQRRTKLTQYGIQLRAKQTVKRIYGILERQFERYVEKAMQKAGDTRENLIQILEARLDNVVYRMGFAINRRQARQLVNHGHFLVNGKKVNIPSYLLRPNDVVELREKSRDLEVIKKAVEVNKDRNVVPWIEVDYENYRGTFMRYPSLEEVTDLPVDLQTVIEFYSR comes from the coding sequence ATGGCGAGATATACAGGACCTCTTTGCAGACTTTGTAGAAGGGAAGGAATGAAACTGTACCTTAAAGGGGAAAGGTGCTACACCGACAAGTGTGCTTTTGACAGAAGACCTTACGCACCGGGTCAGCACGGACAGAGAAGAACCAAACTCACGCAGTACGGTATACAGCTCAGAGCGAAGCAAACTGTCAAGAGAATCTACGGTATACTCGAAAGACAATTTGAAAGGTACGTTGAGAAGGCTATGCAAAAAGCGGGAGATACTCGAGAAAACCTGATCCAGATCCTTGAAGCCAGACTGGACAACGTTGTGTATAGAATGGGATTCGCTATAAACAGAAGACAGGCGAGACAGCTGGTCAATCACGGCCACTTCCTTGTGAATGGAAAGAAAGTGAATATACCGAGTTACCTTCTGAGACCGAACGATGTAGTTGAGTTGAGAGAAAAAAGCAGAGATCTCGAAGTGATCAAAAAAGCTGTGGAAGTCAACAAAGACAGAAACGTTGTGCCTTGGATAGAGGTTGATTACGAGAATTACAGAGGTACTTTCATGAGATATCCAAGCCTTGAGGAAGTTACCGATCTTCCAGTTGATCTCCAGACTGTTATCGAATTCTACTCGAGGTGA
- a CDS encoding DNA-directed RNA polymerase subunit alpha codes for MIEFVIPKKLKVEEEREEKDYYYARFSLSPLERGYAITIGNALRRVLLSSIPSLAIIGIRFIKPEKYHEYDYIEGVKEDILDIILNLKKVQFRVNVTVKDTIKMEVEKKGPGELVAGDIKTPAGIEVANPDLHIATLNSKADLFFEVYAEVGKGFVPVSEREEKPEVGWIPIDGVFSPVIKVNFLTENVRVGKRTDYDKLILEIWTKKSIRPEEALKKAADILINHFKIVTEGLPELKISEEYIIASEEEEAEIPIVEHEEENRENLDVYNKKIDELELSVRSLNCLKRAKIETIGDLLSKTEEELLKIKNFGQKSLDEVKEKLKEKFGLELRKGE; via the coding sequence ATGATAGAGTTTGTTATACCGAAAAAATTAAAGGTGGAGGAAGAGAGAGAGGAAAAGGATTATTACTACGCAAGGTTTTCGCTTTCTCCACTTGAAAGAGGATACGCTATCACAATAGGAAACGCGTTGAGGAGAGTTCTGCTTTCTTCAATACCTTCGCTCGCAATCATTGGAATAAGGTTCATAAAACCCGAAAAGTATCACGAATACGACTATATCGAAGGAGTAAAAGAAGATATACTGGATATAATCCTGAACCTGAAGAAAGTTCAGTTTCGGGTCAATGTGACTGTGAAAGATACAATAAAGATGGAAGTAGAAAAGAAAGGACCGGGCGAACTCGTCGCAGGTGATATAAAGACACCAGCTGGCATTGAAGTGGCGAATCCAGATCTGCACATTGCCACCTTGAATTCCAAAGCAGACCTTTTCTTCGAAGTTTACGCAGAAGTGGGAAAAGGATTCGTTCCTGTATCTGAAAGAGAAGAAAAGCCTGAAGTTGGATGGATTCCAATAGACGGTGTTTTCAGCCCTGTGATTAAAGTGAATTTCCTGACAGAAAACGTTCGTGTTGGAAAAAGGACGGATTACGATAAACTCATTCTTGAAATCTGGACAAAGAAGTCGATAAGACCTGAGGAAGCTCTCAAAAAGGCGGCGGACATCCTGATAAATCATTTCAAAATTGTGACGGAAGGACTGCCTGAACTGAAAATCTCTGAGGAATACATCATCGCATCTGAGGAAGAAGAAGCAGAAATCCCCATCGTTGAGCATGAAGAAGAAAACAGAGAGAATCTGGATGTGTACAACAAAAAGATTGATGAACTCGAACTCTCGGTCAGGTCTCTCAACTGTTTGAAGAGAGCTAAAATAGAAACGATCGGAGATCTTCTCAGCAAAACAGAAGAAGAACTATTGAAGATAAAGAATTTTGGTCAAAAATCTCTCGATGAGGTCAAGGAGAAACTGAAAGAAAAATTCGGTCTTGAGCTCAGGAAGGGGGAATGA
- the rplQ gene encoding 50S ribosomal protein L17, with the protein MRHRVKRHRLGRYGSHRKSLLRNLSREIVEHGSIVTTTAKAKALKIFMDKLVSKAIEAAITDDRAKSVHLRRQINAVLGDRRLTNKLVDEIAKNYIGRRGGYVRVLRIGFRRGDAAEMSLVQLVEASSQEG; encoded by the coding sequence ATGAGACACAGAGTGAAAAGACACAGACTCGGAAGATATGGGAGCCACAGAAAAAGTCTTTTGAGAAACCTTTCAAGGGAGATCGTCGAACACGGCTCGATAGTTACCACAACGGCGAAAGCAAAAGCCCTGAAGATATTCATGGACAAACTTGTCAGCAAAGCTATTGAAGCCGCCATAACTGATGATAGAGCCAAGAGTGTTCACCTGAGAAGACAGATAAACGCTGTGCTCGGAGACAGACGATTGACAAATAAGCTTGTGGATGAAATAGCGAAGAACTATATTGGAAGACGCGGAGGCTATGTGAGGGTCCTGAGGATAGGTTTCAGAAGAGGAGATGCTGCTGAGATGTCGCTCGTTCAGCTTGTGGAGGCATCCAGTCAGGAAGGCTGA
- the rho gene encoding transcription termination factor Rho has protein sequence MTEEQKAISISELESMNIKQLYEIAKSLGIPRYTSMRKRDLIFAILKAQTESTGYFFGEGVLEIHPEGFGFLRRLEDNLLPSNDDIYISPSQIRKFNLNTGDIISGVIRKPKEGEKYFAMIKIEAINYRPVETVNDRVNFDNLTPDYPRERFILETNPKIYSTRLIDLFAPIGKGQRGMIVAPPKAGKTTILKEIANGIAENHPDTIRIILLIDERPEEVTDIKESTNAIVIAAPFDMPPDKQVKVAELTLEMAKRLVEFNYDVVILLDSLTRLARVYNIVVPPSGKLLTGGVDPAALYKPKRFFGAARNTREGGSLTIIATALVETGSKMDEVIFEEFKGTGNMELVLSRQLANKRIFPAINLLLSGTRREELLLDEETLKKVWLLRRMLSAMTEEEGLTLILNKLSETSSNEEFLKLIDKEKARY, from the coding sequence TTGACAGAAGAACAGAAAGCCATTAGCATATCAGAGCTGGAATCCATGAACATAAAACAGCTCTACGAGATAGCGAAATCTCTGGGTATTCCTCGATATACTTCTATGCGAAAAAGAGATTTGATTTTTGCCATTTTGAAAGCGCAAACCGAATCTACCGGTTATTTCTTTGGGGAAGGTGTACTGGAAATCCATCCTGAAGGTTTTGGTTTTTTAAGAAGACTCGAGGACAACCTTCTTCCAAGCAACGACGATATATACATATCCCCTTCTCAGATAAGAAAATTCAATCTGAACACGGGAGATATAATTTCCGGGGTTATAAGAAAACCAAAAGAAGGGGAAAAGTATTTTGCCATGATAAAAATCGAAGCGATAAATTATCGACCAGTCGAAACGGTCAATGACAGAGTGAACTTCGACAATCTAACACCCGATTACCCCAGAGAACGTTTCATCCTTGAAACCAATCCGAAGATATATTCCACCAGATTGATAGACCTTTTCGCCCCTATTGGGAAAGGTCAAAGAGGAATGATCGTGGCACCTCCAAAAGCTGGTAAAACAACCATCCTCAAAGAAATAGCGAACGGTATCGCTGAAAATCACCCGGATACAATAAGAATAATCTTGCTGATCGATGAGAGGCCAGAAGAAGTTACGGATATAAAAGAGTCAACGAATGCGATCGTCATAGCGGCTCCTTTTGACATGCCGCCAGACAAGCAGGTGAAGGTTGCCGAGTTGACCCTGGAGATGGCAAAGAGGCTGGTGGAATTCAATTACGATGTTGTTATACTCCTTGATAGTTTGACGAGACTCGCACGAGTGTACAACATAGTTGTTCCTCCCAGCGGGAAACTTCTAACGGGCGGTGTGGATCCAGCTGCCCTTTACAAACCCAAGAGATTCTTTGGAGCGGCGAGAAACACCCGTGAAGGCGGAAGCCTCACGATCATTGCTACTGCCCTGGTGGAAACAGGTTCGAAAATGGATGAGGTCATATTCGAGGAATTCAAAGGAACAGGTAACATGGAGCTAGTTCTTTCGAGGCAGCTGGCAAACAAAAGAATTTTCCCGGCCATAAACCTTCTGCTTTCCGGAACAAGAAGGGAAGAATTGTTACTCGACGAAGAAACTCTCAAGAAAGTGTGGCTCTTGCGAAGGATGCTTTCTGCGATGACAGAAGAAGAAGGTTTGACACTCATACTGAACAAACTTTCAGAAACTTCTTCGAACGAAGAATTTCTGAAATTGATAGACAAGGAAAAAGCAAGATATTGA
- a CDS encoding ROK family protein: MKLIGVDLGGTTFSVGLVSEDGKILKKVTCDTLVENGKEDVIRRIAEAILEISDGEETPYVGIGSPGSIDRENGIVRFSPNFPDWHNVPLTDELAKRTGKKVFLENDANAFVLGEKWFGAGRGYDHIVALTLGTGIGGGVVTHGYLLTGRDGIGAELGHVVVEPNGPMCNCGTRGCLEAVASATAIRRFLREGYKKYHNSLVYKLASSPEKADAKHLFDAAKQGDRFALMIRDRVVDALARAVAGYIHIFNPEIVIIGGGISRAGEILFGPLREKVVDYIMPSFVGTYEIVASPLVEDAGILGAASIIKERIGG; the protein is encoded by the coding sequence TTGAAGCTCATAGGAGTTGATCTTGGAGGAACTACCTTCTCGGTAGGGCTTGTGAGTGAAGATGGAAAAATATTGAAAAAAGTAACTTGTGATACTCTCGTAGAGAATGGAAAAGAGGATGTGATAAGAAGGATCGCCGAAGCGATTCTGGAGATATCTGATGGAGAAGAAACGCCCTATGTTGGTATTGGATCTCCAGGTTCAATAGATAGAGAAAATGGAATCGTCAGATTTTCTCCAAATTTTCCAGACTGGCACAACGTTCCTCTAACCGATGAACTGGCAAAGAGAACTGGGAAAAAGGTTTTTCTTGAAAACGATGCGAACGCGTTTGTTCTTGGAGAGAAGTGGTTCGGTGCTGGAAGGGGATACGATCACATAGTGGCACTGACTCTTGGAACTGGTATTGGTGGAGGAGTTGTCACTCATGGGTACCTCCTCACGGGAAGGGATGGAATAGGAGCAGAACTTGGACACGTTGTCGTTGAGCCCAATGGACCCATGTGCAACTGTGGCACAAGGGGCTGTCTTGAAGCTGTGGCATCCGCAACGGCGATAAGGAGGTTTCTCAGAGAGGGTTACAAGAAGTATCACAATTCACTGGTGTATAAACTTGCAAGTTCACCTGAAAAGGCGGATGCCAAACATCTCTTCGACGCTGCAAAGCAGGGAGATAGATTCGCTCTGATGATAAGAGACAGAGTGGTGGACGCCCTGGCACGAGCCGTAGCGGGCTACATACACATATTCAACCCGGAGATAGTGATCATAGGTGGAGGAATTTCAAGAGCGGGAGAGATTCTGTTTGGTCCCCTGAGAGAGAAAGTGGTGGATTACATCATGCCATCCTTTGTGGGAACCTACGAAATAGTGGCGAGCCCTCTCGTCGAAGACGCCGGAATCCTCGGAGCGGCTTCCATAATAAAGGAGAGGATAGGGGGGTGA